The Branchiostoma floridae strain S238N-H82 chromosome 8, Bfl_VNyyK, whole genome shotgun sequence genome has a segment encoding these proteins:
- the LOC118420486 gene encoding caspase-3-like: MSDWNSVSDSPDIPTDGPTSTSTSNDDKDQGENEEMEEQEESMDEDETYESPRPSASLTDQIKAMQQGMTMISRNMSYLMQRATREEEDRKRKIDSLKDSLDVNESQLKSLKGKKKKLEANLLKAQECSNAQRVATLYKTINTLQTTIFSSFYPIRNRFKTNGRVMMINTHFTVKEMEERSGAERDTQKLEEAFKSLQVNTEVKPHQNLKLPEMLKALKEEANRDHDNEDFFVCCIMSHGTQGKVYASDGFSIDILDILSLFKEKRCSSLMSKPKLFFIQACQGDKEQEIAGPYRDAFNSPSLTQASYTTEADFLIALATVPGYVAYRGEDGADFVNVLARVLKEHGKSQDLMSMMTIVSEELNNKYGNSPFCSTTLRRKLFFTHNLPVRPNTES; encoded by the exons atgtcagATTGGAACAGCGTATCAGATTCTCCTGACATCCCTACTGATGGCCCTACG TCAACCAGTACCAGCAATGATGATAAAGATCAAGGAGAAAATGAAGAGATGGAAGAGCAAGAAGAATCAATGGATGAGGATGAG ACATATGAGTCCCCAAGACCTTCAGCTTCACTAACGGACCAGATCAAAGCCATGCAACAAGGTATGACCATGATTAGCCGTAACATGAGCTACCTGATGCAGAGGGCTACACGGGAAGAGGAAGATCGGAAGAGGAAAATTGACAGCCTTAAGGATAGTTTGGATGTCAATGAAAGTCAACTCAAAAGCCTCaagggtaaaaaaaagaaactggaAGCCAATTTACTGAAGGCCCAAGAGTGCTCAAATGCCCAGAGGGTTGCTACCTTGTACAAGACAATAAATACTCTACAAACCACTATATTCTCATCTTTCTATCCAATAAGAAACAG ATTCAAAACAAATGGCCGTGTCATGATGATCAACACACACTTCACAGTCAAAGAGATGGAAGAAAGAAGTGGTGCAGAAAGAGACACTC AAAAACTAGAAGAGGCTTTTAAAAGTCTGCAGGTCAACACTGAAGTGAAGCCTCATCAGAACCTCAAACTGCCCGAAATGCTGAAAGCACTAAAGGAAGAGGCCAACAGAGACCACGATAACGaagatttctttgtttgttgtattATGAGTCATGGGACACAGGGCAAGGTGTATGCTTCTGATGGTTTTAGTATTGATATTCTTGACATTCTTTCTTTATTTAAGGAGAAACGATGCTCTTCTCTTATGAGTAAACCCAAGCTCTTTTTCATCCAAGCCTGTCAGGGGgataaagaacaagaaatagctGGTCCTTACCGCGATGCTTTCAATTCACCCTCACTCACTCAAGCAAGCTACACTACAGAGGCTGATTTCCTAATTGCTCTAGCTACAGTACCTGGGTATGTGGCATACAGGGGGGAGGATGGGGCTGACTTTGTGAATGTTTTGGCAAGGGTGTTGAAGGAACATGGAAAATCCCAAGACCTGATGAGTATGATGACAATAGTAAGTGAGGAACTAAACAACAAATATGGCAACAGTCCTTTCTGTAGTACGACACTCCGGCGCAAGCTGTTCTTCACTCACAACTTGCCTGTCAGGCCTAATACAGAGAGTTAA
- the LOC118420440 gene encoding nucleoporin NUP188 homolog, translating into MIEGEKQGTYLCPPDLHCAAVTFLHALWQDRRDGALSVLRGREKFWESLLLPLQKDLPAIHTNPQVVTGQLKTCAHVMNIMAMEVHSIGSTSLDKELKKCLKDFADKKRFIHWSEYMTSLVEHLCEEEGGPVDPAHLRENPYLVFLSACRVALLVAASQEVTMHLSDKNTKVKIIHNILTGITTLVSHLDSVLTVKAATLLTGLYVALLPHWKGSLQPLGQLEKLVPILEDVVGDSQPLKKIKTPLFSAILTLLKIKGEDSITEDTELVSRLLSVVCTVVQEATIYRPPQSTETVKTAGTNGQGENNDVANGDSGMQTAKKDTYSLENQSVCVLEALCSVPEVWLEAMRRHCLLQALLSTVETCLNNRRNLSFVETAMQLFLTAAKEPKAAFVLAGSGVTQHLCIPLSTTYQSPQDFSGTVLSSLNGSEKSLDASSWPGVYRMALDLEALLLGTLKHDFLSDALDFVGVHQDRMLQCLYAVRSNLLPACLLEVEKTSLFLFQLVHHSREWQFHLPQLHQAMKEAVCHLVHTCAALLSRPRLLDHMVQSNTKHPRSTPQRQTSVTRTLRHSSSSDDVDKPSQELLQVQARLLRILGNCLSMLRHLTPNLCEILLDQAMDVSEYPLMFALAFGSPTVDQDSPPSLGTLLACVNLGLRLLVKVEPSRVTSPVKSPGGAAPVQKPVVLYILENSLLLLMSHAARYLREPGIPVRDKQLMKRELSTELGTFLLSLQRYIKRGAPPSPGASTLPSPQQFQRGATPRMAFGSSRNTPSSSLLTPS; encoded by the exons ATGATAGAAGGTGAGAAGCAGGGGACGTACCTGTGCCCTCCCGATCTACACTGTGCTGCCGTCACCTTCCTACATGCTCTGTGGCAGGACAGGAGAGATGGGGCTCTGTCTGTACTCAGGGGGAG aGAGAAGTTCTGGGAGAGCCTGCTCCTGCCCCTACAGAAAGACCTACCTGCCATCCACACTAACCCCCAGGTGGTGACAGGGCAGCTgaagacatgtgcacatgtcatGAACATCATGGCTATGGAGGTGCACAGTATCGGCAG taCCTCTCTAGACAAGGAGCTAAAGAAGTGTCTAAAGGACTTTGCAGATAAGAAGAGATTTATTCATTGGTCTGAG TACATGACCAGCCTGGTTGAACACCTGTGTGAGGAGGAGGGGGGTCCTGTGGACCCTGCCCACCTGAGGGAGAACCCGTACCTGGTGTTCCTGTCCGCCTGTAGGGTGGCGCTACTGGTGGCAGCCAGTCAGGAGGTCACCATGCACCTGTCTGACAAAAACACCAAGGTCAAGATCATCCACAACATCCTCACAGGGATTACAACATTG GTGTCCCATCTTGACTCTGTGCTGACTGTTAAGGCAGCCACATTGCTGACTGGACTCTATGTTGCCCTACTGCCACACTGGAAGGG AAGCCTCCAGCCTCTTGGACAGTTGGAGAAGCTGGTACCAATTCTTGAGGATGTTGTAGGGGATTCTCAGCCACTGAAAAAGATCAAAACGCCACTCTTCTCTGCTATCCTCACATTACTTAAAATCAAAGGAGAGGACAGTATCACTGAAG ATACAGAACTGGTGTCCAGACTGTTGTCTGTGGTCTGTACTGTGGTACAGGAAGCCACCATCTACAGACCACCACAGTCTACAGAGACTGTTAAAACAGCAGGAACCAATGGGCAGGGGGAGAACAATGATGTAGCCAATGGTGACTCAGGCATGCAGACAGCTAAGAAAGATACCTACTCT TTGGAGAACCAGTCTGTGTGTGTACTGGAAGCCCTGTGTTCTGTACCAGAGGTGTGGTTAGAAGCCATGAGAAGACACTGCCTCCTACAGGCCCTCCTGTCCACAGTGGAGACATGTCTAAACAACAGAAGGAACCTGTCGTTTGTGGAGACTGCCATGCAGCTCTTCCTAACTGCAGCAAAGGAACCCAAG GCAGCCTTTGTTCTAGCTGGAAGTGGAGTAACACAACACCTGTGTATCCCACTCTCTACAACATACCAGTCCCCCCAGGACTTCAGTGGTACAGTCCTCTCATCCCTGAATGGCAGTGAGAAATCCCTGGATGCCTCATCCTGGCCAGGGGTGTACAGGATGGCATTAGATCTGGAGGCATTACTCTTGGGTACACTGAAGCATGACTTCCTGTCTGATGCCTTAGATTTTGTTGGAGTTCATCAGGACAGAATGCTACAG TGCCTGTATGCAGTGAGGTCCAACCTGTTGCCAGCCTGCCTGTTGGAGGTGGAGAAAACCAGTTTGTTCCTGTTCCAACTGGTTCATCACAGCAGGGAGTGGCAGTTCCACCTGCCACAGCTGCACCAGGCCATGAAG GAGGCAGTGTGCCATCTTGTCCACACCTGTGCAGCACTGCTATCCCGCCCCCGTTTACTGGACCACATGGTACAGTCCAACACAAAACATCCCAGGAGTACCCCCCAGAGACAGACCTCAGTGACTCGCACCCTCCGACATTCCTCTTCTTCTGATGATGTGGACAAACCAAGTCAGGAGCTTCTTCAAGTCCAGGCAAG ATTGCTGAGGATACTGGGTAACTGCCTGTCTATGCTGAGACATCTGACTCCCAACCTGTGTGAGATCCTTTTGGACCAG GCGATGGATGTGAGTGAGTACCCCCTGATGTTTGCCCTGGCGTTCGGGAGCCCCACGGTGGACCAGGACTCGCCCCCCTCCCTGGGCACACTGCTGGCCTGTGTGAACCTGGGACTGAGACTGTTGGTGAAGGTGGAGCCCAGCAGGGTGACTTCACCAGTCAAGTCACCAGGGGGAGCTGCTCCTGTACAGAA ACCAGTTGTCCTGTACATCCTGGAGAACTCCCTACTGTTGCTGATGTCACATGCAGCCCGTTACCTGAGGGAGCCTGGGATACCTGTCCGAGACAAACAGCTCATGAAGAGGGAGCTCAGCACAGAGCTG
- the LOC118420457 gene encoding caspase-1-B-like, whose translation MPVQCGPESEQDLSMHKDDGSQMPSVVDQIKLMQDNMSMMLQKAEQEEEELKNLADGANSLMMENEMLEAKTAKLYLELSIKQGNIENLQQKNETLEYDMQQSINTLQQEKDKLGTMIDCTIILQEKNASLEAKVQSMEQTMCERQETINSLLQVKSTQEAKVKHLEQTLHESQQNNNRLQAEDSMLQDRVQSVACALYQREEIINSLQQEKDKLDVKVKDLEQTLHEGEQINNTLQEENSMLQDNVHCMASTLYQKEENINSLQRENGTLDTKVKDLECTLINWQQNINDLLHEMGTLKAEVQELEDTKLMHTHQIHDFKMTKEALQNALYSSSYEIRYRSLPEKNGCALIINNTQFTTSEMGERTGAEGDTQKLAEAFRSLPVNIEVKTYQDLDLPTMLSVLEEEANRDHTDEDFFICSIMTHGTQGKVYAANGYGVDILDIVSTFNGKRCPSLIGKPKLFFIQACQGDKHQSSDRANANSDASPSSILAYLSTEADFFLALATVPGYAAYRGEDGAHFVNVLARVLKEHGKSQDLMSMMATASKELNEKYEYSPFCCTTLRRKLFFDHALEQSRFVN comes from the exons ATGCCAGTTCAGTGTGGTCCCGAGTCTGAGCAAGACCTGTCCATGCACAAG GACGATGGATCCCAAATGCCCTCTGTGGTGGACCAGATCAAACTCATGCAAGACAACATGAGTATGATGTTACAGAAAGCTGAGCAGGAAGAGGAGGAGTTGAAGAATCTTGCGGATGGTGCCAACAGTCTCATGATGGAAAATGAAATGCTAGAAGCCAAAACAGCAAAGCTGTACCTTGAACTAAGTATAAAACaaggaaacattgaaaaccttcagcaaaaaaatgaaacccTGGAGTATGATATGCAACAAAGCATCAATACTCTACAGCAGGAAAAGGACAAGCTAGGAACAATGATAGATTGTACAATAATCCTCCAGGAAAAAAATGCTTCACTAGAGGCCAAAGTGCAAAGTATGGAGCAGACAATGTGTGAAAGGCAAGAAACCATCAACAGCCTCCTGCAAGTCAAGAGCACACAAGAGGCCAAAGTGAAGCACCTGGAGCAAACACTGCATGaaagtcaacaaaacaacaacagacttCAGGCAGAGGACAGCATGCTACAAGACAGAGTGCAGAGTGTGGCATGTGCACTGTATCAAAGGGAAGAGATCATCAATAGCCTCCAGCAAGAAAAGGATAAACTAGATGTCAAAGTGAAGGACCTAGAGCAAACACTGCATGAAGGTGAACAAATCAACAACACACTTCAGGAAGAGAACAGCATGCTACAAGACAACGTGCATTGTATGGCATCTACATTGTATCAAAAGGAAGAGAACATCAACAGCCTCCAGAGAGAAAATGGCACGTTAGATACCAAAGTGAAGGACCTGGAGTGCACACTGATTAATTGGCAACAAAACATCAATGACCTTTTGCACGAAATGGGCACACTAAAAGCAGAGGTGCAGGAACTAGAGGATACAAAACTGATGCACACCCATCAGATTCATGACTTCAAAATGACCAAAGAGGCTCTACAAAATGCTTTGTACTCATCCTCTTATGAAATTAGATATAG ATCCTTGCCTGAGAAGAATGGCTGTGCCCTGATCATCAACAACACCCAATTCACAACATCAGAGATGGGTGAAAGGACTGGTGCAGAAGGAGACACTC AAAAACTGGCAGAAGCTTTCCGAAGCCTACCAGTCAACATTGAAGTGAAGACCTACCAGGACCTTGATCTACCCACAATGTTGAGTGTACTAGAAGAAGAGGCTAACAGAGACCATACAGATGAAGACTTCTTCATTTGCTCCATCATGACCCATGGAACACAGGGGAAGGTGTATGCAGCTAATGGTTATGGTGTTGACATTCTTGACATTGTTTCCACTTTCAATGGGAAACGATGCCCTTCTCTTATTGGCAAACCCAAACTGTTCTTTATCCAGGCTTGTCAGGGGGATAAGCACCAGTCTTCTGATAGAGCCAATGCTAATTCTGATGCTTCGCCTTCATCCATTTTGGCATACCTCTCAACAGAGGCTGATTTCTTTCTAGCTCTAGCTACCGTGCCTGGGTATGCTGCATACAGGGGGGAGGATGGGGCTCACTTTGTCAATGTTCTGGCAAGGGTGTTGAAGGAACATGGAAAATCCCAAGACCTGATGAGTATGATGGCTACAGCCAGTAAGGAGCTAAATGAAAAGTATGAGTACAGTCCCTTCTGCTGCACAACACTCAGACGCAAGCTATTCTTTGATCATGCGCTTGAGCAGTCAAGGTTTGTTAATTAA
- the LOC118420472 gene encoding nucleoporin NUP188 homolog — MCVTLSGPPVVRWEYTFNGWTLCSCELDSFLQYSAGGFDAASKQLAVRVTEVADLLNKMLSFDRTLAETVQPVTAKLYPIIQRLGAAPNPPIDVVASCVQCLATLAQYKPDKVWLDLQQTGFLPFAGSSNMDVNKALSGSGMFAGNYGNLLISLERPSGYYPVTIATLKLLLALAKGLQFQEGIIPAIVFVLKEVFASFYKWNYTNLKDRQEIGRRCLEIFHWILFVSEGKDETMDHDSKDTRLSLRDVCVNGLLYTEAGHSVLEILGTGVENINNVVKLQASAFEGPGQDLIQMVKLAFSVVNRLLLLKPSDSDTTSPLEQALTYHAGGAQQGKHLVSVIAQYVYHRHDVRLTRLATLMLKRLSQVAPMSVHACLGDQAIPIRDMYLTRLQAKTEDLRLKVVILEWLTVAVETQPGLTELFLNLQIKEGKEGVKEFTVGKNSCLQAAVDMIEGEKQGTYLCRPDLHCALCL; from the exons ATGTGTGTTACCTTGTCAGGTCCCCCTGTTGTGAGATGGGAGTACACCTTTAATGGATGGACCCTGTGTTCATGTGAGCTGGACAGCTTTCTGCAGTACTCAGCTGGGGGATTTG ATGCAGCTTCCAAACAGCTGGCTGTGCGAGTGACGGAGGTGGCTGATCTGCTGAACAAAATGCTGTCCTTCGATAGGACACTGGCAGAAACAGTACAACCTGTCACAGCAAAGCTGTATCCTATAATACAAAG actcgGTGCAGCCCCAAATCCTCCCATTGATGTTGTTGCTTCCTGTGTCCAGTGCCTGGCTACACTAGCACAGTATAAACCTGACAAG GTCTGGCTGGATCTACAGCAGACTGGGTTCTTACCATTTGCTGGTTCTTCCAACATGGATGTAAACAAGGCTCTCAG TGGTAGCGGAATGTTTGCTGGTAACTATGGTAACCTGCTGATATCGTTAGAGCGTCCATCTGGGTACTACCCTGTCACCATAGCCACACTGAAGCTGCTGCTGGCACTGGCCAAG GGTCTCCAGTTCCAAGAAGGGATCATCCCAGCCATAGTGTTTGTACTGAAGGAAGTGTTTGCCTCCTTCTACAAGTGGAACTACACCAACCTTAAAGACAGACAGGAGATTG GGAGAAGATGTCTTGAGATCTTCCACTGGATCCTGTTTGTGTCAGAAGGAAAGGATGAGACCATGGACCATGATAGCAAGGACACCAG GCTGAGCCTGAGGGATGTGTGTGTGAATGGCCTGTTGTACACAGAGGCAGGACACAGTGTGTTGGAGATCCTGGGCACTGGAGTGGAGAACATCAACAATGTGGTCaaactacaggccag TGCCTTTGAGGGTCCAGGACAAGACCTGATCCAGATGGTGAAGCTGGCGTTCTCTGTGGTGAACCGGCTCCTTCTGCTGAAGCCATCTGACAGTGACACCACCTCCCCGCTAGAACAGGCGCTAACGTACCACGCAGGCGGTGCACAGCAGGGTAAACATCTGGTGTCCGTCATCGCTCAGTACGTGTACCATCGCCATGATGTCAGGCTCACGCGCCTGGCCACACTCATGCTGAAGAGGTTGTCGCAGGTGGCCCCCATGTCTGTCCATGCCTGTCTGGGGGATCAGGCTATCCCCATCAGGGACATGTACCTCACTCGTCTGCAGGCTAAAACGGAG GACCTGCGACTGAAAGTGGTAATACTGGAATGGCTGACTGTTGCCGTGGAGACACAGCCAGGGCTGACAGAACTGTTCTTGAACCTGCAGATAAAGGAGGGAAAAGAAGGGGTCAAG GAGTTTACTGTAGGAAAGAACAGCTGTCTACAGGCAGCTGTAGACATGATAGAAGGTGAGAAGCAGGGGACGTACCTGTGCCGTCCCGACCTACACTGTGCTTTATGTCTGTGA